Proteins co-encoded in one Juglans regia cultivar Chandler chromosome 16, Walnut 2.0, whole genome shotgun sequence genomic window:
- the LOC108981470 gene encoding probable pectinesterase/pectinesterase inhibitor 61, protein MGYNRLGQPDKLGGSPEHRLNPPEYAVAAPPPSTQKKKVILLTLFSIALIVASGVSAALLVRLQSRSSGKPESAILRKPTLAISRTCSRTRYPDLCVGSLVNFPGSVNASERDLVHISFNVTLQHMSRALYISSGLSYLQMEPRVRSAYEDCLELLDDSVDALSRSLVSVAPSGAPTASTHDVMTWLSAALTNQETCFEGFAELRGSVKDQLAARLKDLSELVSNCLAIFAGTDSDDFSGVPVQNRRRLMETEIPVDNADGLPRWLSPRERELLDLPISAVHADIVVSKDGNGTCKTIAEAIKKAPENSSRRTIIYVRAGRYEEDNLKVGRKKQNLMFIGDGKGITVISGSKSIYNNLTTFHTASFAATGAGFIARDMTFQNSAGPGRHQAVALRVGADHSVVYRCNIIGYQDTLYVHSNRQFFRECDIYGTVDFIFGNAAVVFQNCSLYARKPMPLQKITITAQNRKDPNQNTGISIHACRILATSDLQASKGSFPTYLGRPWKLYARVVYMLSYMGDHVHPHGWLEWNTSSFALDTLYYGEYMNYGPGGAIGQRVNWSGYRVITSTVEASKFTVAQFIYGSSWLPSTGVAFLAGLST, encoded by the exons ATGGGTTATAACAGGCTTGGGCAGCCCGACAAGCTGGGTGGATCACCCGAACACCGCCTCAACCCACCGGAATACGCAGTGGCGGCCCCTCCACCTAGCACCCAAAAGAAGAAGGTGATCCTCCTAACACTATTTTCAATCGCTCTAATCGTGGCATCCGGGGTCTCCGCTGCTCTCCTGGTCCGGCTACAGAGCAGGTCTTCTGGGAAACCCGAATCTGCGATCCTTCGCAAGCCGACCCTGGCTATCTCCCGGACCTGTAGCAGGACTCGTTACCCGGACCTCTGCGTCGGCTCACTCGTCAACTTCCCAGGCTCTGTCAACGCGTCGGAGCGCGACCTCGTCCACATTTCGTTCAACGTGACGCTGCAGCACATGAGCAGGGCACTCTACATCTCCTCCGGGCTCTCCTACCTCCAGATGGAGCCACGCGTACGGTCAGCTTACGAAGACTGCCTCGAGCTCCTGGACGACTCTGTTGACGCGCTCTCGCGGTCCCTCGTCTCAGTCGCACCCTCCGGTGCCCCCACCGCCTCCACACACGACGTGATGACGTGGTTGAGCGCGGCACTGACGAACCAGGAAACGTGCTTTGAGGGGTTCGCGGAGCTGAGAGGGTCGGTCAAGGATCAGCTGGCGGCCAGGTTGAAGGACTTGTCGGAGCTGGTGAGCAACTGCCTGGCTATATTCGCGGGGACAGACTCGGACGACTTCTCTGGTGTTCCAGTTCAGAACCGGCGTAGGTTAATGGAAACAGAGATTCCGGTGGATAATGCTGATGGTTTGCCGAGATGGTTGAGTCCCAGGGAGAGGGAGTTGTTAGATTTACCGATATCGGCGGTACACGCCGATATAGTGGTGTCCAAGGACGGGAATGGAACTTGTAAGACCATCGCGGAGGCGATTAAGAAAGCGCCTGAGAATAGTTCTCGGCGGACGATTATTTATGTGAGGGCAGGAAG GTACGAAGAGGATAACTTGAAGGTGGGAAGGAAGAAGCAGAACTTGATGTTTATAGGGGATGGGAAGGGCATAACCGTCATCTCGGGTAGCAAAAGTATATACAATAACTTGACGACATTCCACACCGCATCCTTCG CGGCAACCGGAGCCGGTTTCATAGCACGGGACATGACCTTTCAGAATTCGGCGGGGCCAGGCAGGCACCAGGCAGTGGCACTCCGCGTTGGTGCGGATCACAGCGTGGTCTATCGGTGTAACATCATTGGGTACCAAGACACGCTGTACGTCCACTCCAATCGCCAGTTCTTCCGCGAGTGCGACATCTACGGCACCGTGGACTTCATATTCGGCAACGCAGCCGTGGTTTTCCAAAACTGCAGCCTCTACGCTCGCAAGCCAATGCCCCTACAGAAGATCACCATCACTGCCCAAAACCGCAAGGACCCGAACCAAAACACCGGCATTTCCATCCACGCTTGCCGGATCCTCGCTACCTCCGATCTCCAGGCTTCTAAAGGTAGCTTCCCGACATATCTAGGCCGTCCATGGAAGCTCTACGCGAGGGTCGTGTACATGTTGTCCTACATGGGTGATCACGTTCACCCCCATGGATGGCTAGAGTGGAACACGAGTTCGTTTGCTTTAGATACATTGTATTACGGGGAATATATGAATTATGGTCCGGGAGGAGCAATAGGGCAACGTGTCAATTGGTCGGGGTACCGAGTCATTACGTCGACGGTGGAGGCGAGCAAGTTCACCGTTGCACAGTTTATCTATGGCTCATCTTGGTTACCGTCTACCGGGGTGGCATTCTTAGCCGGTCTATCCACCTAA